The following proteins are co-located in the Microplitis demolitor isolate Queensland-Clemson2020A chromosome 5, iyMicDemo2.1a, whole genome shotgun sequence genome:
- the LOC103579579 gene encoding autophagy-related protein 9A isoform X1 has product MKRDTIITCVEPNHRVRTMTTVLDGSYQQLDPYSAENGDGEGDDPDETPHESGVMIHVVPEGGKSRWNHIEDLDSFFTRMYHYHQKHGFACMMLQEILELGQFIFVVGFSTFLFHCIDYSVLFKDKVIDNSSHKTSMSDAILSSNEILSSMGLITWICILIAAIFWILRAVKVLYHLTQFWDIKMFFNIALKIDDNDLDNLTWHEVQKRIREVQKDQEMCIHKRELTELDIYHRILRFKNYMVAMINKSLLPVRLKAPIVGEFIFMTRGLKYNMELLLFWGPWSPFENNWHLKEDYKKLNKRQELARMLSKQILWVGLANFMLCPLILLWQILYSFFNYAEIIKREPGTLGTRMWSLYGRLYLRHFNELDHELNARLNRAYRPASKYMSIFTSPVMTVIAKNIAFICGSILAVLLILTVYDEDVLTIEHMLTTMTILGAMVAGARAFIPDENLVWCPETLLTAVLAHTHYRPDSWKGHAHTQTTRAQVAQLFQYRAVHLLEELLSPLLTPFILCFYMRQRSLDIVDFYRNFTIEVTGVGDVCSFAQMDVRKHGHPMWQTLPVTPEEDRTDGYNNYGGERNTLQIPMSNQYTQAEDGKTELSLIHFTLTNPEWKPPSHAETFVTALRERAKKEVDIIPGDINPLMASLNSLSSLGPGYNDIVANIICNTVVNHVSVPSMSNVFGNQSAATTSIGADASNNRSDCLSSFVRKGMTKAEGLLHNERGLLYGLQQGISNQSLGASVFGSGQELTPDFSVPIEFTAADMSLSTLYLHELHHKQIRRRGYQEMATRSIWQRSPVQELSTLSEVRQERAPLLKHQDSSIRSTRDS; this is encoded by the exons ATGAAACGTGACACTATTATTACCTGCGTGGAGCCAAATCACAGAGTAAGAACG atgaccACAGTACTTGATGGCAGCTATCAACAACTCGATCCTTACTCTGCGGAAAATGGAGATGGCGAAGGAGATGATCCTGACGAAACACCACATGAATCAGGTGTTATGATTCATGTGGTTCCGGAAGGTGGAAAATCGCGATGGAACCATATAGAAGATTtagattcattttttactaGGATGTACCATTATCATCAAAAACATGGTTTTGCTTGTATGATGTTACAAGAAATTTTAGAGCTTggtcaatttatttttgttgtcgGATTTTCAACCTTTCTGTTTCATTGTATAGATTATTCAGTACTATTTAa GGATAAAGTAATAGATAATTCTTCGCACAAAACATCAATGAGTGATGCAATATTATCgtctaatgaaattttatcgtcCATGGGATTAATAACGTGGATATGTATTTTAATAGCTGCAATATTTTGGATACTACGTGCTGTGAAAGTTTTGTATCATTTAACACAATTTTGGgatattaaaatgttttttaatatcgCATTAAAAATAGATGACAATGATCTTGATAATTTAACCTGGCATGAAGTTCAAAAACGCATCAGAGAGGTACAGAAAGATCAAGAGATGTGTATTCATAAACGAGAATTGACTGAATTAGATATTTATCATAGAATattgagatttaaaaattatatggtAGCTATGATTAACAAATCACTTCTACCAGTTAGACTTAAGGCTCCAATTGTTggcgaatttatttttatgacacGAGGATTAAAATACAACATGGAGTTGTTACTATTTT GGGGACCATGGTCACCTTTCGAAAATAATTGGCATCTTAAagaagattataaaaaattaaataagagaCAAGAACTTGCAAGGATGTTGTCCAAACAAATACTGTGGGTTGGATTAGCTAATTTTATGTTATGTCCTCTTATATTACTATGGCAAATTTTATACTCATTTTTTAACTATGCtgag atAATTAAAAGAGAACCAGGGACATTGGGAACACGAATGTGGTCCCTGTATGGTCGTCTTTATTTACGACACTTTAATGAACTAGACCATGAATTAAACGCACGTCTAAATCGTGCTTATCGTCCAGCATCCAAGTACATGAGTATTTTTACATCACCTGTTATGACAGTAATAGCTAAAAATATAGCCTTTATTTGCGGAAGTATTCTTgcagttttattaattctcaCAGTATACGACGAGGACGTTTTAACAATAGAACACATGCTTACAACAATGACAATTCTCGGAGCGATGGTAGCTGGAGCCCGTGCGTTTATTCCAGATGAAAATCTTGTCTGGTGTCCGGAAACACTTCTTACAGCTGTTTTAGCGCACACGCATTATCGGCCAGACAGTTGGAAAGGTCATGCTCATACACAAACTACGCGAGCACAAGTCGCCCAATTATTTCAATACCGAGCTGTTCATTTATTAGAAGAATTATTGTCGCCACTTCTCACgccatttattttatgtttctaTATGCGACAACGATCTCTTGACATCGTTGACTTCTATCGTAATTTTACTATTGAAGTTACTGGGGTCGGTGACGTGTGCAGTTTTGCTCAGATGGATGTGAGGAAACACGGGCATCCTATGTGGCAAACTCTGCCTGTCACTCCTGAAGAGGATCGTACTGATGGCTATAATAATTATGGTGGAGAGCGAAATACTCTTCAGATTCCAATGTCTAATCAATATACTCAAGCTGAGGATGGAAAAACAGAGTTATCATTGATACACTTTACGTTAACGAATCCCGAGTGGAAACCACCGAGTCACGCTGAAACGTTTGTCACGGCCTTACGAGAGAGAGCTAAGAAAGAAGTTGACATAATACCAGGGGACATAAATCCACTGATGGCTAGTCTTAATAGTCTTTCCAGTCTTGGACCAGGA TATAATGATATCGTGGCCAACATAATTTGTAATACAGTAGTCAATCACGTCAGCGTTCCAAGTATGAGTAACGTATTTGGAAATCAATCAGCAGCGACAACGTCAATCGGTGCTGATGCGTCCAACAATCGTTCCGATTGCTTATCAAGCTTTGTCAGGAAAGGCATGACTAAAGCTGAGGGTTTACTGCATAATGAACGAGGTCTGCTCTATGGTTTGCAGCAAGGAATATCTAATCAATCTCTTGGTGCTTCCGTGTTTGGATCCGGCCAAGAGTTAACACCTGATTTCTCAGTCCCGATAGAATTCACTGCAGCTGATATGTCCCTATCCACTTTGTACCTGCATGAGCTTCATCATAAACAA ataAGAAGAAGAGGTTACCAAGAAATGGCCACTAGAAGTATATGGCAACGGAGTCCAGTTCAAGAATTGTCTACTTTGTCAGAAGTAAGACAAGAAAGAGCCCCATTATTAAAACATCAAGATTCTTCGATACGATCAACACGAGACTCTtag
- the LOC103579579 gene encoding autophagy-related protein 9A isoform X2 → MTTVLDGSYQQLDPYSAENGDGEGDDPDETPHESGVMIHVVPEGGKSRWNHIEDLDSFFTRMYHYHQKHGFACMMLQEILELGQFIFVVGFSTFLFHCIDYSVLFKDKVIDNSSHKTSMSDAILSSNEILSSMGLITWICILIAAIFWILRAVKVLYHLTQFWDIKMFFNIALKIDDNDLDNLTWHEVQKRIREVQKDQEMCIHKRELTELDIYHRILRFKNYMVAMINKSLLPVRLKAPIVGEFIFMTRGLKYNMELLLFWGPWSPFENNWHLKEDYKKLNKRQELARMLSKQILWVGLANFMLCPLILLWQILYSFFNYAEIIKREPGTLGTRMWSLYGRLYLRHFNELDHELNARLNRAYRPASKYMSIFTSPVMTVIAKNIAFICGSILAVLLILTVYDEDVLTIEHMLTTMTILGAMVAGARAFIPDENLVWCPETLLTAVLAHTHYRPDSWKGHAHTQTTRAQVAQLFQYRAVHLLEELLSPLLTPFILCFYMRQRSLDIVDFYRNFTIEVTGVGDVCSFAQMDVRKHGHPMWQTLPVTPEEDRTDGYNNYGGERNTLQIPMSNQYTQAEDGKTELSLIHFTLTNPEWKPPSHAETFVTALRERAKKEVDIIPGDINPLMASLNSLSSLGPGYNDIVANIICNTVVNHVSVPSMSNVFGNQSAATTSIGADASNNRSDCLSSFVRKGMTKAEGLLHNERGLLYGLQQGISNQSLGASVFGSGQELTPDFSVPIEFTAADMSLSTLYLHELHHKQIRRRGYQEMATRSIWQRSPVQELSTLSEVRQERAPLLKHQDSSIRSTRDS, encoded by the exons atgaccACAGTACTTGATGGCAGCTATCAACAACTCGATCCTTACTCTGCGGAAAATGGAGATGGCGAAGGAGATGATCCTGACGAAACACCACATGAATCAGGTGTTATGATTCATGTGGTTCCGGAAGGTGGAAAATCGCGATGGAACCATATAGAAGATTtagattcattttttactaGGATGTACCATTATCATCAAAAACATGGTTTTGCTTGTATGATGTTACAAGAAATTTTAGAGCTTggtcaatttatttttgttgtcgGATTTTCAACCTTTCTGTTTCATTGTATAGATTATTCAGTACTATTTAa GGATAAAGTAATAGATAATTCTTCGCACAAAACATCAATGAGTGATGCAATATTATCgtctaatgaaattttatcgtcCATGGGATTAATAACGTGGATATGTATTTTAATAGCTGCAATATTTTGGATACTACGTGCTGTGAAAGTTTTGTATCATTTAACACAATTTTGGgatattaaaatgttttttaatatcgCATTAAAAATAGATGACAATGATCTTGATAATTTAACCTGGCATGAAGTTCAAAAACGCATCAGAGAGGTACAGAAAGATCAAGAGATGTGTATTCATAAACGAGAATTGACTGAATTAGATATTTATCATAGAATattgagatttaaaaattatatggtAGCTATGATTAACAAATCACTTCTACCAGTTAGACTTAAGGCTCCAATTGTTggcgaatttatttttatgacacGAGGATTAAAATACAACATGGAGTTGTTACTATTTT GGGGACCATGGTCACCTTTCGAAAATAATTGGCATCTTAAagaagattataaaaaattaaataagagaCAAGAACTTGCAAGGATGTTGTCCAAACAAATACTGTGGGTTGGATTAGCTAATTTTATGTTATGTCCTCTTATATTACTATGGCAAATTTTATACTCATTTTTTAACTATGCtgag atAATTAAAAGAGAACCAGGGACATTGGGAACACGAATGTGGTCCCTGTATGGTCGTCTTTATTTACGACACTTTAATGAACTAGACCATGAATTAAACGCACGTCTAAATCGTGCTTATCGTCCAGCATCCAAGTACATGAGTATTTTTACATCACCTGTTATGACAGTAATAGCTAAAAATATAGCCTTTATTTGCGGAAGTATTCTTgcagttttattaattctcaCAGTATACGACGAGGACGTTTTAACAATAGAACACATGCTTACAACAATGACAATTCTCGGAGCGATGGTAGCTGGAGCCCGTGCGTTTATTCCAGATGAAAATCTTGTCTGGTGTCCGGAAACACTTCTTACAGCTGTTTTAGCGCACACGCATTATCGGCCAGACAGTTGGAAAGGTCATGCTCATACACAAACTACGCGAGCACAAGTCGCCCAATTATTTCAATACCGAGCTGTTCATTTATTAGAAGAATTATTGTCGCCACTTCTCACgccatttattttatgtttctaTATGCGACAACGATCTCTTGACATCGTTGACTTCTATCGTAATTTTACTATTGAAGTTACTGGGGTCGGTGACGTGTGCAGTTTTGCTCAGATGGATGTGAGGAAACACGGGCATCCTATGTGGCAAACTCTGCCTGTCACTCCTGAAGAGGATCGTACTGATGGCTATAATAATTATGGTGGAGAGCGAAATACTCTTCAGATTCCAATGTCTAATCAATATACTCAAGCTGAGGATGGAAAAACAGAGTTATCATTGATACACTTTACGTTAACGAATCCCGAGTGGAAACCACCGAGTCACGCTGAAACGTTTGTCACGGCCTTACGAGAGAGAGCTAAGAAAGAAGTTGACATAATACCAGGGGACATAAATCCACTGATGGCTAGTCTTAATAGTCTTTCCAGTCTTGGACCAGGA TATAATGATATCGTGGCCAACATAATTTGTAATACAGTAGTCAATCACGTCAGCGTTCCAAGTATGAGTAACGTATTTGGAAATCAATCAGCAGCGACAACGTCAATCGGTGCTGATGCGTCCAACAATCGTTCCGATTGCTTATCAAGCTTTGTCAGGAAAGGCATGACTAAAGCTGAGGGTTTACTGCATAATGAACGAGGTCTGCTCTATGGTTTGCAGCAAGGAATATCTAATCAATCTCTTGGTGCTTCCGTGTTTGGATCCGGCCAAGAGTTAACACCTGATTTCTCAGTCCCGATAGAATTCACTGCAGCTGATATGTCCCTATCCACTTTGTACCTGCATGAGCTTCATCATAAACAA ataAGAAGAAGAGGTTACCAAGAAATGGCCACTAGAAGTATATGGCAACGGAGTCCAGTTCAAGAATTGTCTACTTTGTCAGAAGTAAGACAAGAAAGAGCCCCATTATTAAAACATCAAGATTCTTCGATACGATCAACACGAGACTCTtag